The proteins below come from a single Melospiza georgiana isolate bMelGeo1 chromosome 4, bMelGeo1.pri, whole genome shotgun sequence genomic window:
- the LOC131082782 gene encoding chromatin remodeling regulator CECR2 produces the protein MYKEDPVQGKPNGELAADRGCGGQTNTPNVPGKTGKRRGRPPKRKKLLEENLLREKAEESLLIHETQIRNGSQGPGRGTWWLLCQTEEEWRQVTESFRERTSLRERQLYKLLSEDFLPEICNMIAQKEKRLQRTEFSPRWMSDHQPIKPIKQEVNPNVLSSMEKQRRREEEEERQILIAVQKREQEQLLKEERKREMEEKVKAVEERARRRKLREERAWLLAQGKELPPELSHLDPSSPGREERRTKDIFELDDEFTAMYKVLDVVKAHKDSWPFLEPVDESYAPNYYQIIKAPMDISSMEKKLNGGQYCTKDEFVGDMKTMFRNCLKYNGEGSEYTKMAYNLERCFHRAMMKHFPGEDGDTDEEFWIREDGRREKRSRRSGRSGTGSVWTRSRDPDGPGKRQQRLENGGKPPPYRAASRAPASSSSSSSSSFSSSSVDDPSGNPMQAAREVGPSNGRGFPRSLQYGGMPSPVPHPGQMRPAVPGTFGPLRGSDPTKLYGSPRVPEPHPGDPVQQHQHFAMQPAVGLSEHHGHRLGTPEKQACAAPAHVAGLGPRLGSLQLGRPPDGVYPPAQFQQGFLPPRHSGPPGKAPEGSEVPPAHMYRPYKYLNRAHPALWNGSHAGQAAVGPEEKAPMGPGPSLQPRVLGHMMDPRAMRPPLPPGQWSEQSNFLPHGVPPSGYVRPPGKGAGQRMPQPPAALFGGAAQVQRGCQGGDSMLDSPEMIAMQQLSSRVCPPGVPYHPRQPPPPHLPGPFPQLAHAASASSQPPKAMGNGGSQDATGHTMDMDSNQVDSLAGMDEKAQCIIPDGAYGKLLPHPKPPLPMECTRRAVPPDGEGDGPAGKGDLKAGQGKGAWSAESGYTGDPGCVRDLGPASERGGALPQNGAAAEGPAAGPEGKGLATNLLEKPLCGGGKALPEAAVPCMGQGSGLPGVDATSMGATPNQFHPLYMSGLEYPNSAGRYHINPGLQGFSPVMGGKPPPPPASHPQHFPPRGFQPGGAHPGVFPRYRPPQGMPYPYQPQPQPSYHHYQRPPYYGCPQGYSDWQRPLHAQASPSGHPGAHPSLGRAPFPERGLQGCEALSAAMASPNRVDAAGAKEVSPSDGQELGPEDEKSEESQERAESPKEFLDLDNHNAATKRQSSVAAGEFLYGAPPPHLGAGMGFGPSAFPPHGVMLQTGSPYGSRHPASHFQPRTYGAPMNAHLSHHAASGQANGLSQEGPLYRCREENVGHFQALLMDQRGSGGGMGGPPQDLYRPSGMQMHQAQVPFPKMPTATMAREDLTSQKPSALPLDQS, from the exons GGTCCCAGGGGCCTGGCCGTGGGACATGGTGGTTGCTGTGCCAGACGGAAGAGGAGTGGAGGCAGGTCACAGAGAGCTTCAGAGAGAGGACTTCCCTTAGAGAGAGGCAGCTCTACAAACTCTTGAGTGAAGACTTCCTGCCGGAGATCTGCAACATGATTGCACAGAAG GAGAAGCGTCTGCAGCGGACAGAGTTTTCTCCCAGGTGGATGTCTGACCATCAGCCCATCAAACCAATCAAGCAGGAG GTAAACCCAAATGTGCTGAGCTCAATGGAGAAGCAGAGGCgcagagaggaagaggaggagcgcCAGATCCTTATAGCAGTGCAGAAgagggagcaggaacagctgctcaaggaggagaggaagagggagaTGGAGGAGAAGGTCAAAGCAGTGGAAG AGCGGGCCAGGAGGAGGAAACTTCGTGAAGAGCGGGcgtggctgctggcacaggggaaggagctgccccCTGAGCTTTCCCACCTGGAtcccagctcccctggcagGGAAGAGAGAAGGACCAAGGACAT CTTTGAACTGGACGATGAGTTCACAGCCATGTACAAAG TTCTAGATGTGGTGAAGGCTCACAAGGACTCTTGGCCCTTCTTGGAGCCTGTTGATGAATCGTATGCTCCCAACTACTACCAGATCATTAAG GCCCCCATGGATATTTCCAGCATGGAGAAGAAGCTGAATGGAGGTCAGTACTGCACCAAGGATGAATTTGTGGGTGATATGAAGACCATGTTCAGGAACTGTCTGAAGTACAATGGCGAAGGCAGTG AATATACAAAGATGGCTTACAACTTGGAGAGGTGTTTCCACCGAGCAATGATGAAGCACTTCCCTGGGGAAGATGGAGACACAGATGAGGAGTTTTGGATCAGAGAGGAcgggagaagagagaagaggagCCGGCGGTCCGGCCGCTCCGGCACAGGCAGTGTCTGGACTCGATCACGAGACCCCGATGGGCCCGGCAAGAGACAGCAACGCCTGGAAAATGGAGGAAAACCTCCTCCATATCGAGCTGCTTCCAGGGCTCCcgcttcttcctcctcttcctcttcctcctccttctcctcgtCCTCTGTGGATGACCCAAGTGGCAACCCCATGCAGGCTGCTCGAGAGGTGGGCCCTTCCAACGGGCGAGGCTTCCCCCGCTCCCTGCAGTACGGCGGcatgcccagccctgtgccacatCCTGGACAGATG AGACCAGCGGTGCCAGGAACCTTCGGCCCTTTGCGTGGATCCGATCCCACCAAACTGTACGGCTCTCCGCGAGTGCCCGAGCCCCATCCCGGAGACCCggtgcagcagcaccagcactttGCCATGCAG ccGGCCGTGGGACTGAGCGAGCACCACGGGCACCGCCTGGGCACTCCGGAGAAGCAGGCGTGCGCGGCGCCGGCACACGTGGCCGGGCTGGGCCCCCgcctgggctccctgcagctgggccgCCCGCCCGATGGCGTCTATCCCCCGGCCCAGTTCCAGCAGGGCTTCCTCCCGCCGCGGCACAGCGGGCCCCCGGGGAAGGCGCCGGAGGGCTCGGAGGTGCCCCCGGCACACATGTACCGGCCCTACAAGTACCTGAACCGCGCGCACCCGGCCCTGTGGAACGGCAGCCACGCCGGCCAGGCGGCCGTGGGGCCCGAGGAGAAGGCGCCCATGGGGCCGGGGCCCTCGCTGCAGCCCCGGGTCCTGGGTCACATGATGGACCCCCGGGCCATGAGGCCGCCGCTGCCTCCCGGCCAGTGGAGCGAGCAATCCAATTTCCTACCTCACGGGGTGCCTCCCTCAGGGTACGTCCGACCGCCCGGCAAGGGCGCCGGCCAGAGGATGCCGCAGCCGCCGGCCGCCCTCTTTGggggagcagcccaggttcAGAGAGGGTGCCAGGGCGGGGACTCCATGCTGGACAGCCCCGAGATGATCGCCATGCAGCAGCTGTCGTCCCGCGTGTGCCCGCCGGGTGTGCCTTACCACCCCCgccagccgccgccgccgcaccTCCCCGGGCCCTTCCCACAGCTGGCCCACgctgcctctgccagcagccagcccccAAAAGCCATGGGCAACGGGGGCTCACAGGATGCAACCGGCCACACCATGGACATGGACAGCAACCAAG TGGACTCGCTGGCAGGCATGGACGAGAAGGCTCAGTGCATCATTCCCGACGGGGCCTACGGCAAACTCCTACCTCACCCCAAGCCCCCGCTGCCCATGGAGTGCACGAGGCGCGCCGTGCCCCCGGATGGGGAGGGGGACGGCCCCGCTGGGAAGGGTGACCtgaaggcagggcagggcaaagGCGCGTGGTCAGCAGAGAGCGGCTACACCGGGGACCCGGGCTGCGTGAGGGACCTGGGGCCCGCCTCCGAAAGAGGGGGTGCCCTGCCTCAGAACGGGGCGGCGGCCGAGGGGCCGGCAGCTGGCCCTGAGGGGAAGGGGCTGGCTACCAACCTGCTGGAGAAGCCCCTGTGCGGTGGGGGAAAGGCTCTGCCCGAAGCAGCCGTGCCCTGCATGGGACAGGGCAGCGGCCTCCCTGGCGTGGACGCCACCTCCATGGGGGCCACCCCCAACCAGTTTCATCCTCTCTACATGTCCGGCCTGGAGTACCCGAATTCAGCCGGGCGGTACCACATCAACCCCGGCCTGCAGGGGTTCAGCCCCGTCATGGGAGGGAAgccaccacctcctcctgcctcccaccCGCAGCATTTCCCCCCGCGGGGTTTCCAGCCCGGCGGCGCTCATCCCGGCGTCTTCCCGCGGTACCGGCCGCCCCAGGGAATGCCGTATCCCTACCagccgcagccccagccctcctACCACCACTACCAGCGACCGCCCTACTACGGCTGCCCGCAGGGCTACTCGGACTGGCAGAGACCTCTCCACgcccaggccagccccagcGGGCACCCCGGTGCCCacccatccctgggcagggcccctTTCCCGGAGCGGGGCCTGCAGGGCTGCGAGGCGCTGAGCGCCGCCATGGCCTCTCCCAACCGCGTGGACGCAGCCGGTGCCAAAGAGGTTTCTCCGAGCGacgggcaggagctggggcctGAAGATGAGAAGTCCGAGGAGTCCCAGGAAAGAGCGGAGAGTCCCAAAGAGTTTCTCGATTTGGACAACCACAACGCAGCCACtaaaaggcagagctcagtggcAGCGGGGGAGTTCCTGTACGGAGCCCCCCCGCCACACCTGGGTGCGGGGATGGGATTTGGCCCATCAGCTTTCCCTCCCCATGGGGTGATGCTACAGACTGGCTCTCCTTATGGATCCCGGCATCCTGCCAGCCACTTCCAGCCCAGGACCTATGGAGCGCCCATGAATGCTCACCTGTCTCACCATGCAGCCTCCGGCCAGGCCAACGGCCTCTCTCAGGAGGGCCCCCTGTACCGCTGCCGAGAGGAGAACGTGGGTCACTTTCAGGCCTTGCTGATGGATCAGAGAGGCAGTGGAGGTGGCATGGGGGGGCCACCCCAGGACTTGTATAGACCCTCGGG AATGCAAATGCATCAGGCTCAAGTTCCTTTCCCGAAGATGCCTACAGCAACCATGGCCCGGGAAGATTTGACATCACAAAAACCATCAGCGTTGCCTCTGGATCAA AGCTAG